In Spirochaeta isovalerica, the genomic window CAGTCATCAGACAGTACATGGAAAAAAGAGGCATTTCCAGTCTGATAGATAATATTACGTCAGGGGGACTGCGCATTTCCAACATTGTGGAGAATCTGCATTATTTTGCCAGAGATGAAAAAGGTGATCGATCCTGGGAAGAACCTCATGAATTGCTGGAAAATGCTATCAGGATTGCCGATACGGATCCTGATTTCCAGAAGATACGAAAGAATATTCAAATAGAGGACAATCTGCCGGATCTGTTCTGTGTCCGGGACAGGATTCAGCAGGTCCTCCTCAATATTTTCCGGAACGGAACACAGGCTATGACAGAGAATATTACAGAGGATCCGGTCTTCGATATAAATATGAAATCATCAAAGGATAAAAGACATCTAATCCTTTCAATCGGCGACAATGGTCCCGGTATGGCATATGAAGTCAAGAGAATGATATTTGAGCCTTTCTATACAACCAGGGAAGTCGGAGCCGGTACAGGTCTCGGTTTAAGTGTCAGTTATTTCATTATCAACGAAGGGCATAAAGGGACAATCAGCGTCGATTCCTATCCGGGTAGAGGCGCCCACTTTATCATAACCCTGCCTTTTGACGGGGAAGAAGGGCTTCTCTCTATCAAATCCGCACAAAACTGAAATGTCTATGACTGTTTCATTCTGAGACATATGTTTCACAATTATACAGCTCCTGCTCTCTAAAACATCGATATAACACCTTGCCTCACTATGGCACGATTGTTGCAATTGTTTCAGGGGAGGAACGATGGATCGTGCAATCAGAAAAAAGAAATTCACTGCCGGAAAGATTTTCCTTCTGTTCCTTGCTCTTGTCTTAACCGTTTTTCTGGGGAAGTTCCTCTTTTCGAGAGAGTTTTACCGGACCGGACGTGCTAAGTTATCGCGCATTACGATTTCTACGGTGAGCGAGGAAAATATATCCCGTGAAATCCGGAGTCTCGGCACAGTCGAACCGGAATCCCGGGTGGTTATAGAAGCTGATGAGGGAGGAAAAGTTGATGCCATATTTCAGGCTTCCGGAGTCTCAGTCAGCAAAGGCACCCCGATTCTCCGTCTGAAAAATGAAGTTCTGGAGCAGGAGCTGGAAAAGCTTATCCAGTCCCGTGAAGAGGAGAAACTGATTCTGGCGCTGAGCAGTGAGGAATTCAAAAGACGGGAACTGGAATTCCGGCAACGGCTTCTGGAAATTGATTTCATTCTGGCCGGTCTGGTGACGCAAGTCGAAATAGATACCCGGCTCTATGAGTCGGGGGGGATTGCCAGAGAAAAGCTGTCGGCCAGCCGGGTGGAACTGGATTTCAGAAATAGAAAAAAGGAGTTATTTATTTCTGTATGGGAGAGTGAAAAGACTATTGCGGCCCTTAAGGAAGAGCTGCAGAAAAGAAAGCTGCAAAGCATAGAAAACAGTTTGACACAAATCCGCCGCAGGATAGAGCGGTTGACTGTATGTTCGCCCGTATCCGGGATTCTCAATCTTGAAGATTTGTTCGTCGGCCGGAACATCAATACGGGGGAGGCAATCGGCGCAATCGATAAAGAGGGGGATTTCAAAATGACTGCTTATGTCGACGAGTTTTATCTCCCGCTGATCAGCATCGGGGATAAGGCTTCTTTTTCCGATGGGGATGCCGAATTGTCATCCATATCTCCCGTCGTACGGGACGGGAGAATCAGACTCGATTTTTTTCTGCTCCCCCCGCTTCCGGGAAATCTTATCAGCGGCCAGACTTTTACCCTTTCCATAAAGCACGGAGTTTCTCAAATGAAAATGATTGTTTCCGATGAAGGCTTTTACCGGGACACGGCAGGCTCATGGGTTTTCAAGCTTGTTGATGATCATACGGCTATGAAAACCGCGGTCGACACTGGTCTGAAAAACGGGAACCGGGTTGAAATTCTCTCGGGCCTGGAAAAAGGGGACAGAGTCATCGTCTCAAGTTATTCGGACTTTCTCGAATGCGATAAAATTATATTAAGCGGAGAAATATAAATGATTAAAATCGAAGGGCTGACAAAAATCTACAGAACCGACGAGGTGGAAAGCACTGTATTGGATCATCTTAATCTCACTGTGGAAAAAGGTGAATTCCTTTCGATCATGGGGCCGTCGGGCTGCGGCAAATCAACCCTTCTCAATATTCTGGGAATGCTCGATTCGCCGACAAGCGGATTGTACTTTTTTGATGGCGAAGAGGTATCGGGCTTCAGTGAAAAAAAACGGACAATCAAAAGAAAGGGGCAGATCGGCTTTATATTTCAGAGCTTCAATCTCATAGACGAACTGACTGTATACGAGAATATCGAGCTGCCTCTCATATATCTCAAAGTCGGAAAAAAAGAGCGCAGGGAGAGAGTGGAAAAGATGATGAAGACTTTTTCCATTGCAAACCGCCGGAATCATTTTCCCCAGCAGCTTTCGGGAGGCCAGCAGCAGAGGGTGGCTGTGGCGAGAGCTATTATAACCAGACCGAATATCATTCTCGCCGATGAGCCTACAGGCAACCTCGATTCCCGGCGGGGGAAAACGGTTATGAACTATCTTGTCCGGCTTCATAAAGCCGGAGCCACCATTATCATGGTGACCCATTCCAGGCAGTACGCCGAATACGCCGACAGGCGAATACGCCTTTTTGATGGAAAAATTATCTCCGAATCGGTTAAAGAGGCGCTTAATGTTTAAGAATTATCTGCTTCTGACTTTCAGGACCCTTTCGCGGCAGAAAGTTTCATCTTTTATTGCCATTGCCGGTTTGGCTCTGGGGATTACCTCGGTGCTTCTTCTCTTCGCCTTTATCGATTATCATCGTCATTTTGATGAATTTATACCAGAGGACAGCCAGATTAAAAGACTGGTCTGCCGGACGACGGATGTTTACGGAAGGGAACTAGTCGGAGGATTGCGTTCGGTCAATTATTACGTATCGGAAGTGATAAGGGAGAATGTTCCGGGGATTGGTGAATCTGTCCGGCTCGCTGTGAATGAAGGAGTCAGAATCAGGGATGGAGAAGATATCTTTTTTGAAATGGCTTATTGCGTCGATCCCGGCTTTTTCAATCTGATTCCTTTCGAAGTAGTAGCCGGAAGCAGAGATCTTTTTTTCTCAGAACCCGATTCCATAGTTCTTGAAGAGACGCTGGCAGAAAAGTATTTTCCCGGCGGTAATGCTCTGGGGAAAATGGTCAATCTTATCGACGGGCAGGGAAATCCCTTCAGGGTTACGGGAATCGTCCGTGTTCCATCGAATAGTCATCTGTATAATGCCAGATCCCAGGTTTTTGTCCCTTTGGATTTTTTTAGAAATATTATAAACAAATCATCTGACATCGGGTTCGATAGCCCTGACAGCCCTGTTAAACTATCTCTCTATTTCAAACCGGTTGCCGGTTTTAGCGAATCTATTCTTCAAAAAGAGATCAATGGAATAGTCAATCAGATTCCGGTAAACGAAAATATTACATCAATGGAGCTCTCCTTCGAAGATTTTAAGGATATCCATCTTTATTCCCGGGAGAATTCCGGCGATGTTCTCAATCCTCTCTATATGATTCTTTTTCTCGGTCTTCTCACTTCGCTACTGCTCATTATATCCATTATTAATACGGTTTCGATTCTCACGGCTCAGTCTCTGGCCCGGACAAGGGAAGTCGGGATCAGGCTGGTCATGGGAAGCCGGAGAATGGATCTTGCCGTACAGTTCTTTTCCGAATCGTTTATTCTGACTCTTTTTTCCCTGATTGTTTCCCTCGTTCTTCTGGAGCTGCTGCTGCCGTCGTTCTCCAATCTCGTTTCAGTTGATCTGGCTGTTTCCTACACCCCGGCTTTTTTTCTTTTCTGTCTGTTGCTGGTTCTCATTGTCGGTGCGGCGGCCGGAGCCTATCCTGTTCTGTTTCTTTCCTCTCTCGATCCTGTTGAGAGCCTGAAGGGGAAAAAGCTTCTGAAATTGGGGAAATCAAAGAAAATCCTTCTGGTCTCCCAGTTTCTCTTCGCTTCCATTGTTCTCCTCTGGTCTCTCGTATTCAATAACGAAATCCGCCGCATTCAAAATCTCGATCCGGGATTCGACAGCGAAAACCTCATCTCCATTTTCCCCGGATGGGACCTCGACATGGAGCCGGTTGAAAAACTGGAAGGTCTTAAAGGCGATCTGAAGCGAATTCCCGGTGTGGAAGAGGTCTCCTATACGGGATACGCGCCGTTTACAGGCGGTATGGGTGATGTGAATCTCTTTACTGATGAGGAAGGCGTTTCCCATTACGAGATCGTAACATTTATCGATCCCGATTACCTCAAAGCTATAGGGGTGGAAACTCTGGAAGGAGATTCTCAGAGAGAAGGCGCGGTTATCATGAAGAGCGCCAATGAATACAGAAAACTGAAACCGGGAGATCTTATTGAACTTGATTCGGTAAACTACAGGGTGTCGGCTGTGATTGAGGACTATTTCATCGACGGGCCGTATGGGGATATGCCGAAATTTCATGTGATTTCGAAAAACGGTCCTTTTTATTTTCAATTGATTAAGCTCAGTCATAATGTCGATATCGGGGAAATCCGGCAAGTGTGGAGAGAGTATTTTCCCGACAGGATTTTCGAGTATCATTACATGGACGAAAGCATTGAAGCGGGGATTGTTCTTCCCGTTGTCCGGACTCTGGAAAGGGTTATGAATCTGACAGTGGCCATTACGCTTTTTCTCTCGGCTCTGGGGCTTTTCGGTCTCATACTCCAGACACTGAAACAGAAGACGAAGGAGATCGGCATCAGAAAAGTTCTCGGCGCGGGGTTCTGGACTGTGATAACTCAGGTTTTGAGAGAGATTCTGATTCTCATCGCCTCGGGAGTCTCCATAGGCATAGTTCTGGGAATGGTGTCTATTAATCCGCTGGTAGGAAGCCTGGGATATCCCTTTCCTGTCCATAACCTTTTCCTGCTGTCTCTCCTTTCTGCTCTTCTTATTGTAATGGCGGGAATGCTGTTTATCGGAACGATTGTTTTCAAGGCGGCCGGGGCCAATCCCGCGGAAGCTTTGCGCTATGAGTAAATGTGAATTAGTATAATGTGATGAGTCCCAATGTTTTAATCGTAGACGACAACAGAGATATTCTCGCCGCTGCCCGGATCGCTCTTGCGCAGACCGGTTTCTCCGTAACAACGGGAAGCGATCCCGAACAGATTCCCGCCCTTATGGCAAAGACTGATTTCCAGGTTATTCTTCTCGATATGAATTTCACCCGCGGGGTGGTTCACGGCGAGGAGGGCCTGACATGGCTGCAGAAAATCCGGGAGAACGACCCTGCTGCTGTTGTCATTCTCATTACGGCTTACGGCGATGTGGAGCTGGCTGTCCGGGCTATGCAGAACGGAGCCTATGACTTTATTCAAAAGCCCTGGGATAATGAAAAACTCGTCTCTACCGTCTCCATGGCTGTTGAGCTCGGACGCTCCAAAAGAGAAGTCTCCCTTCTCAAAAGACAAAATCAATTTCTTTCGGAATGTAACGGCACCCAGGTCATTGGATCGGGACCGGCTATGAGAAAAGTTCTCGATCTGGTTGAGAAGGTTTCGCGAACCGATGCCAATGTCCTCATTACAGGGGAAAATGGAACGGGAAAAGATCTGATCGCCCGGCTGATTCACGATTCCTCGGAGAGGTCCGATGCGCCTTTTCTGCCTGTGGATATGGGCGCTATTCCCGAGTCTCTCTTTGAAAGCGAAATGTTCGGTTATGAGAGAGGGGCCTTTACCGGTGCCGATAAAAGCCGCATAGGGAGAATCGAAGCGGCATCGGGAGGTACTCTCTTTCTCGATGAAATAGGGAATATCCCTCTGGCTCAGCAGCCAAAACTGCTTCGGGTTCTGGAGACCCGGGAACTTGTTTCCCTGGGCGGTGTCTCCCGACGGGCTTTCGATATCCGTCTGATCTGCGCGACTAACAGCGATATCCAAAAGCTCATCGAAGACAACCGTTTCCGCCAGGATCTTCTCTACCGTATCAATACCGTGGAAATCCCCCTGCCTTCCCTGAGGGAGAGAAAAGAGGATATCCCCGAACTTCTGGACCATTTTCTGCAATTTTTTTGCCGGAAATATAAACGGCCGGATTTGAAAATCACCCCCTCTCTGATGGAAAGGCTGACTGAATTTCCCTGGCCGGGAAATGTTCGGGAGTTGAAGCATCTTGTGGAGCGGGCGGTCATTCTGGCGGCAGGGAGCCCATTAAAAGCAGAAGATTTTTCGCTGAGATCCGGTGTATCTGAGAAAAATATTTCGAACTTCAATCTCGAGAACCGGGAAATGTCAGGCATTGCTGAGGCCATTGATGCTTCCGAAGGCAACCTCTCCCGCGCTGCCGAACTATTGGGAATCTCCCGCGCCACCCTGTACCGAAAGATGGAAAAATATGGTCTATAGAGTGGTTTTCATCATCGCTAATACTCTTCTGGCAGTTTTTTTATTTTCCCGGGGTCATCTTCTTCTTACCCCTTATTTTGTTTCTCTTCTGATTCCCCTTCAGGTCTTTCTCCTTTACAGGAAAGAGCAACGGGAAAAAGACAGAATCGTGGCCCATATCGAATCAGTCGTGCTTGATGAGAATCAAGGCAGCCGTTTAACCCACGGGAACCGTCTCTACAGTAAAATAGATAATCTCCTTTATGACCTTGAGGAAAAGTATAGAGAATCGCTTCGGGAAATTGAAGAAAAGGACAGTCTGCTCGATGTGATCCAGAATCACGTCAATGTGGGACTTCTTTCATTCGACAGGGAAGGGCAGATAGACCTTCTCAATAAACCGGCAAGACTATTGCTCTCAGTCGGATATGTCAGTCATCTCTGGGAGTGTTTTCCCGGGGATTCAGAACTCATCGACGATCTGTTGAATTTCAAAACGCCTTTCTGCAGAACTCTGGAGCTGAAGGATAAAGGACCTGTTCTTATGGAGAGTTCGGATTTTATTCTCAATGGACAGCCTTTGAGAATACTGTCCATTCAGAACATCAGAAGAGCTCTGGACGATAAAGAACTTGATTCCTGGAATGTCCTGATTCGCTCGCTGAACCACGAGATAATGAAT contains:
- a CDS encoding efflux RND transporter periplasmic adaptor subunit, which encodes MDRAIRKKKFTAGKIFLLFLALVLTVFLGKFLFSREFYRTGRAKLSRITISTVSEENISREIRSLGTVEPESRVVIEADEGGKVDAIFQASGVSVSKGTPILRLKNEVLEQELEKLIQSREEEKLILALSSEEFKRRELEFRQRLLEIDFILAGLVTQVEIDTRLYESGGIAREKLSASRVELDFRNRKKELFISVWESEKTIAALKEELQKRKLQSIENSLTQIRRRIERLTVCSPVSGILNLEDLFVGRNINTGEAIGAIDKEGDFKMTAYVDEFYLPLISIGDKASFSDGDAELSSISPVVRDGRIRLDFFLLPPLPGNLISGQTFTLSIKHGVSQMKMIVSDEGFYRDTAGSWVFKLVDDHTAMKTAVDTGLKNGNRVEILSGLEKGDRVIVSSYSDFLECDKIILSGEI
- a CDS encoding ABC transporter ATP-binding protein, encoding MIKIEGLTKIYRTDEVESTVLDHLNLTVEKGEFLSIMGPSGCGKSTLLNILGMLDSPTSGLYFFDGEEVSGFSEKKRTIKRKGQIGFIFQSFNLIDELTVYENIELPLIYLKVGKKERRERVEKMMKTFSIANRRNHFPQQLSGGQQQRVAVARAIITRPNIILADEPTGNLDSRRGKTVMNYLVRLHKAGATIIMVTHSRQYAEYADRRIRLFDGKIISESVKEALNV
- a CDS encoding ABC transporter permease, with protein sequence MFKNYLLLTFRTLSRQKVSSFIAIAGLALGITSVLLLFAFIDYHRHFDEFIPEDSQIKRLVCRTTDVYGRELVGGLRSVNYYVSEVIRENVPGIGESVRLAVNEGVRIRDGEDIFFEMAYCVDPGFFNLIPFEVVAGSRDLFFSEPDSIVLEETLAEKYFPGGNALGKMVNLIDGQGNPFRVTGIVRVPSNSHLYNARSQVFVPLDFFRNIINKSSDIGFDSPDSPVKLSLYFKPVAGFSESILQKEINGIVNQIPVNENITSMELSFEDFKDIHLYSRENSGDVLNPLYMILFLGLLTSLLLIISIINTVSILTAQSLARTREVGIRLVMGSRRMDLAVQFFSESFILTLFSLIVSLVLLELLLPSFSNLVSVDLAVSYTPAFFLFCLLLVLIVGAAAGAYPVLFLSSLDPVESLKGKKLLKLGKSKKILLVSQFLFASIVLLWSLVFNNEIRRIQNLDPGFDSENLISIFPGWDLDMEPVEKLEGLKGDLKRIPGVEEVSYTGYAPFTGGMGDVNLFTDEEGVSHYEIVTFIDPDYLKAIGVETLEGDSQREGAVIMKSANEYRKLKPGDLIELDSVNYRVSAVIEDYFIDGPYGDMPKFHVISKNGPFYFQLIKLSHNVDIGEIRQVWREYFPDRIFEYHYMDESIEAGIVLPVVRTLERVMNLTVAITLFLSALGLFGLILQTLKQKTKEIGIRKVLGAGFWTVITQVLREILILIASGVSIGIVLGMVSINPLVGSLGYPFPVHNLFLLSLLSALLIVMAGMLFIGTIVFKAAGANPAEALRYE
- a CDS encoding sigma-54-dependent transcriptional regulator → MSPNVLIVDDNRDILAAARIALAQTGFSVTTGSDPEQIPALMAKTDFQVILLDMNFTRGVVHGEEGLTWLQKIRENDPAAVVILITAYGDVELAVRAMQNGAYDFIQKPWDNEKLVSTVSMAVELGRSKREVSLLKRQNQFLSECNGTQVIGSGPAMRKVLDLVEKVSRTDANVLITGENGTGKDLIARLIHDSSERSDAPFLPVDMGAIPESLFESEMFGYERGAFTGADKSRIGRIEAASGGTLFLDEIGNIPLAQQPKLLRVLETRELVSLGGVSRRAFDIRLICATNSDIQKLIEDNRFRQDLLYRINTVEIPLPSLRERKEDIPELLDHFLQFFCRKYKRPDLKITPSLMERLTEFPWPGNVRELKHLVERAVILAAGSPLKAEDFSLRSGVSEKNISNFNLENREMSGIAEAIDASEGNLSRAAELLGISRATLYRKMEKYGL
- a CDS encoding sensor histidine kinase yields the protein MVYRVVFIIANTLLAVFLFSRGHLLLTPYFVSLLIPLQVFLLYRKEQREKDRIVAHIESVVLDENQGSRLTHGNRLYSKIDNLLYDLEEKYRESLREIEEKDSLLDVIQNHVNVGLLSFDREGQIDLLNKPARLLLSVGYVSHLWECFPGDSELIDDLLNFKTPFCRTLELKDKGPVLMESSDFILNGQPLRILSIQNIRRALDDKELDSWNVLIRSLNHEIMNSITPISSLAASVLTLVENDPRSDLVEAIEIIARRSSNLMKFIDNYKSLSQIPSPRMELIGVHSLLSRIAILMSVPENLFDLKVNCEEGEGEIFINGDLSQVEQMLINLVKNSMEASASTVVLSCGTRSDGAVVLSVSDNGSGFTDESLERALLPFYTTKPEGSGIGLSLIRQIMRLHGGDISIKNEETGSCIELIFP